The Hyalangium gracile genome has a window encoding:
- a CDS encoding nitrilase-related carbon-nitrogen hydrolase, giving the protein MARKVIGGLIQMSNPINDPSASVQTIRDAMFEKHLPFIEEAGKRGTQILCLQEVFNGPYFCPSQDSKWCDLAEAIPGGPTVERLSAYAKKYQMAMVIPIYEREMAGVYYNTAAVVDADGTYLGKYRKNHIPQTNGFWEKYFFKPGNLGYPTFQTRYARIGVYICYDRHFPEGARLLGLNGAEIVFNPSATVAGLSQYLWKLEQPAHAVANGYFIAASNRVGTEAPWNIGRFYGTSYFCDPRGNMLSVGSEDKDELITAEMNLDMIEEVRRTWQFFRDRRPDTYENMVKQLP; this is encoded by the coding sequence ATGGCACGTAAGGTCATCGGCGGGCTCATCCAGATGTCCAACCCCATCAACGACCCGTCGGCCTCCGTGCAGACGATCCGCGATGCGATGTTCGAGAAGCACCTGCCCTTCATCGAGGAGGCGGGCAAGCGGGGCACGCAGATCCTCTGTCTCCAGGAGGTCTTCAACGGCCCCTACTTCTGCCCCTCGCAGGACTCGAAGTGGTGCGACCTGGCCGAGGCCATCCCCGGCGGCCCCACGGTGGAGCGGCTCTCCGCCTACGCCAAGAAGTACCAGATGGCGATGGTCATCCCCATCTACGAGCGCGAGATGGCGGGCGTCTACTACAACACCGCGGCGGTGGTGGACGCGGACGGCACGTACCTGGGCAAGTACCGCAAGAACCACATCCCGCAGACCAACGGCTTCTGGGAGAAGTACTTCTTCAAGCCGGGCAACCTGGGCTACCCCACCTTCCAGACGCGCTACGCCAGGATTGGTGTCTACATCTGCTACGACCGGCACTTCCCGGAGGGCGCGCGCCTGCTGGGGCTGAACGGGGCGGAGATCGTCTTCAACCCGTCGGCCACGGTGGCCGGCCTGTCGCAGTACCTGTGGAAGCTGGAGCAGCCGGCGCACGCGGTGGCCAACGGCTACTTCATCGCGGCCAGCAACCGCGTGGGCACCGAGGCCCCGTGGAACATCGGCCGGTTCTACGGCACCAGCTACTTCTGCGATCCGCGCGGCAACATGCTGTCGGTGGGCAGCGAGGACAAGGACGAGCTCATCACGGCGGAGATGAACCTCGACATGATCGAGGAAGTGCGCCGCACCTGGCAGTTCTTCCGGGATCGCCGCCCGGACACCTACGAGAACATGGTCAAGCAGCTCCCGTAG
- a CDS encoding FAD-dependent oxidoreductase: protein MEPKRFELPPGRAEEGFKDKKPLYTQAEAMAEANRCLYCSDAPCIKACPTAINIPEFIRKIGTGNVRGSARTILTANILGQSCAQACPVEVLCAGSCVYTGWGREPINIGRLQRFAVETTLEKTSNLFQAKPPTGKRIALVGSGPASIAAAGMLALEGHTCIIYERKAIPGGLNSLGIAPYKLKGPEALREMEWVFSLGRIELRTGVEVVEQAKGPGQVSASELLASHDAVFLGLGLGADSRLGVPGEEGEGVEGATLLIERIKTEAGFQLQGVKHAIVVGGGNTALDIAHELALLGVEVDMVYRRSEKEMGGYVHELDSARLDGVRLVENRQPVEIVRKDGKVVAVKLAATRDGKPLPGTEEVVPAELVVMAIGQERATGVAKAFPGVELDARGRVKVDAATHRTGHAKVWSGGDCVNGGKEVVNAVAEAKVAVRDIQRHLAGE from the coding sequence ATGGAACCCAAGCGCTTCGAGCTACCCCCAGGCCGCGCGGAGGAGGGCTTCAAGGACAAGAAGCCTCTCTACACACAGGCCGAGGCGATGGCCGAGGCCAACCGCTGCCTGTACTGCTCGGACGCGCCGTGCATCAAGGCGTGCCCCACGGCCATCAACATCCCCGAGTTCATCCGGAAGATCGGCACGGGCAACGTCAGGGGCTCCGCGCGGACGATCCTCACCGCCAACATCCTGGGCCAGAGCTGCGCCCAGGCCTGTCCGGTCGAGGTGCTGTGCGCAGGCTCGTGCGTGTACACGGGCTGGGGCCGCGAGCCGATCAACATCGGCCGGCTGCAGCGCTTCGCGGTGGAGACCACGCTCGAGAAGACGTCCAACCTCTTCCAGGCGAAGCCCCCCACCGGCAAGCGCATCGCCCTGGTGGGCTCCGGCCCCGCGTCCATCGCGGCGGCGGGCATGCTCGCGCTGGAGGGCCACACCTGCATCATCTACGAGCGCAAGGCCATCCCCGGCGGGCTGAACTCGCTGGGCATCGCCCCGTACAAGCTCAAGGGCCCCGAGGCGCTCCGCGAGATGGAGTGGGTGTTCTCCCTGGGCCGCATCGAGCTGCGCACGGGCGTGGAGGTGGTGGAGCAGGCGAAGGGCCCGGGGCAGGTGTCCGCCTCGGAGCTGCTCGCCTCCCATGACGCCGTGTTCCTCGGGCTGGGGCTCGGGGCGGACTCGCGGCTGGGCGTGCCGGGCGAGGAGGGCGAGGGCGTCGAGGGCGCCACGCTCCTCATCGAGCGCATCAAGACGGAAGCTGGCTTCCAGCTGCAGGGCGTGAAGCACGCCATCGTCGTCGGTGGCGGCAACACCGCGCTGGACATCGCCCACGAGCTGGCGCTGCTCGGCGTGGAGGTGGACATGGTGTACCGCCGCTCCGAGAAGGAGATGGGCGGTTATGTCCACGAGCTGGACAGCGCCCGCCTGGACGGCGTGCGGCTGGTGGAGAACCGGCAGCCGGTGGAGATCGTCCGCAAGGACGGCAAGGTGGTGGCGGTGAAGCTTGCCGCCACGCGCGACGGCAAGCCCCTGCCGGGCACCGAGGAAGTGGTGCCGGCGGAGCTCGTCGTGATGGCCATCGGCCAGGAGCGCGCCACGGGCGTGGCGAAGGCCTTCCCGGGCGTCGAGCTGGACGCGCGCGGGCGGGTGAAGGTGGATGCCGCCACGCATCGCACGGGCCACGCGAAGGTGTGGAGCGGCGGCGACTGCGTCAATGGTGGCAAGGAAGTGGTGAACGCCGTGGCGGAAGCGAAGGTTGCCGTCCGGGACATCCAGCGGCACCTGGCAGGGGAGTGA
- the preA gene encoding NAD-dependent dihydropyrimidine dehydrogenase subunit PreA: protein MADLSIDFCGVRSPNPFWLASAPPTNTGDQVMRAFDAGWGGAVWKTLGNPIVNVTSRFGGIDYGNTRLMGLNNIELITDRPLEVNLREMREVKRRYPKHTLIASLMVETKEEWKEIIRKAEDTGADLLELNFGCPHGMCERGMGSAVGAEPKVLEEISRWAMEFARVPVIVKLTPNVGDITEPGEAAARAGIPALSLINTVKSIMGVDLDRMVPLPRVGKASTNGGYCGPAVKPIALHLMSQLTRHPQVGKLAFSGIGGVSNWKDAAEFIALGATSVQVCTAVMHYGYRIVEDMIEGLSNFLDEKGMKSVSELRGRAVPAYQDWGELDLSYKLVAKINEDKCIGCQLCYVACMDGSHQCIHIPGRTEEESRRAGHTHIPTNVPNRVVTAKAGTPGARVPFVHEDECVGCNLCQLVCPVPDCITMEEVPSGKPAETWNDRVAKGTDFVPGGLDATVAARRRSS from the coding sequence ATGGCCGATCTGTCGATTGATTTCTGCGGCGTGCGCAGCCCGAACCCCTTCTGGCTGGCGTCCGCCCCGCCGACGAACACCGGCGACCAGGTGATGCGGGCCTTCGACGCGGGCTGGGGCGGCGCGGTGTGGAAGACGCTGGGCAACCCCATCGTCAACGTGACGAGCCGCTTCGGCGGCATCGACTACGGCAACACCCGGCTGATGGGGCTCAACAACATCGAGCTCATCACCGACCGTCCGCTCGAGGTGAACCTGCGCGAGATGCGCGAGGTGAAGCGGCGCTATCCGAAGCACACCCTCATCGCCTCGCTCATGGTGGAGACGAAGGAGGAGTGGAAGGAGATCATCCGCAAGGCCGAGGACACGGGCGCGGACCTGCTGGAGCTCAACTTCGGCTGTCCGCACGGCATGTGCGAGCGCGGCATGGGCTCGGCGGTGGGCGCGGAGCCCAAGGTGCTGGAGGAGATCTCCCGGTGGGCCATGGAGTTCGCCCGGGTGCCGGTCATCGTGAAGCTCACGCCGAACGTGGGCGACATCACGGAGCCGGGCGAGGCGGCTGCGCGCGCGGGCATCCCGGCGCTGTCCCTCATCAACACCGTGAAGTCCATCATGGGCGTGGACCTGGACCGCATGGTGCCGCTGCCGCGCGTGGGCAAGGCCTCCACCAACGGTGGGTACTGCGGCCCGGCGGTGAAGCCCATCGCGCTGCACCTCATGTCGCAGCTCACGCGGCACCCGCAGGTGGGCAAGCTGGCCTTCTCGGGCATCGGCGGCGTGTCCAACTGGAAGGACGCGGCGGAGTTCATCGCCCTGGGCGCCACCTCGGTGCAGGTGTGCACGGCGGTGATGCACTACGGCTACCGCATCGTCGAGGACATGATCGAGGGGCTCTCGAACTTCCTGGACGAGAAGGGGATGAAGTCGGTGAGCGAGCTGCGCGGCCGCGCGGTGCCCGCGTACCAGGACTGGGGCGAGCTGGATCTGTCCTACAAGCTGGTGGCGAAGATCAACGAGGACAAGTGCATCGGCTGCCAGCTCTGCTACGTGGCCTGCATGGATGGCTCGCACCAGTGCATCCACATCCCGGGGCGGACGGAGGAGGAGTCCCGTCGCGCCGGCCACACGCACATCCCGACGAACGTGCCCAACCGCGTGGTGACGGCCAAGGCCGGCACGCCGGGGGCGCGAGTGCCCTTCGTGCACGAGGACGAGTGCGTGGGGTGCAACCTGTGCCAGCTGGTGTGCCCGGTGCCGGACTGCATCACGATGGAAGAGGTTCCGTCGGGCAAGCCGGCCGAGACGTGGAATGACCGCGTCGCCAAGGGCACGGACTTCGTGCCGGGCGGGCTGGACGCCACCGTGGCCGCGCGCCGAAGGAGCAGCTAG
- a CDS encoding NCS1 family nucleobase:cation symporter-1, with product MSLTNEDLAATPPEKRTWTLKHFAALWVGMAVCIPTYTMASGLIDQGMNWWQALLCVGLGNTIVLGPMLLNAHAGTKYGIPFPVFARASFGVMGANVPAVLRALVACGWFGIQTWLGGQALWQLLLAMAPGLEGPLSSAGMKAAIGIHPGEFLGFAVFWAVNLYFIVKGTESIKFLELYSAPFLIVVGLVLLVWAWVKAGGFGPILSQPSKFTDMGSFMGVFVPGLTAMVGFWATLSLNIPDFTRYARSQRDQALGQALGLPGTMVLFSFIGVAVTSATPIIFGETIWDPVKLLGRVGGAFVTLVAMLSLSIATLSTNLAANVVSPANDFSNLAPGKISYKMGGIITAVIGAVIFPWKLIESSGGYIFTWLIGYSALLGPVGGIMVADYFLVRRRELAVEDLYRRGGQYEFQGGVNWKAMLALAIGVAVNVPGFLAEAIPGMKDAVPGFWRTLYTYAWFVGFLLSGALHYAFAAMSAPPKAEARLEPRP from the coding sequence ATGTCGCTGACGAACGAGGATCTCGCGGCGACACCGCCGGAGAAGCGCACCTGGACGTTGAAGCACTTCGCCGCGCTGTGGGTGGGCATGGCGGTGTGCATCCCCACGTACACGATGGCCTCCGGGCTCATCGATCAGGGGATGAACTGGTGGCAGGCCCTGCTGTGCGTGGGCTTGGGCAACACCATCGTCCTGGGGCCCATGCTGCTCAACGCGCATGCGGGAACGAAGTACGGCATCCCGTTCCCGGTGTTCGCGCGAGCCTCGTTCGGAGTGATGGGGGCCAACGTGCCGGCGGTGCTGCGCGCCCTGGTGGCGTGCGGCTGGTTCGGCATCCAGACGTGGCTGGGAGGACAGGCGCTGTGGCAGCTGCTGCTGGCCATGGCGCCGGGGCTCGAGGGGCCGCTCAGCTCGGCGGGGATGAAGGCGGCCATCGGCATCCACCCCGGAGAGTTCCTGGGGTTCGCGGTGTTCTGGGCGGTGAACCTCTACTTCATCGTGAAGGGCACCGAGTCCATCAAGTTCCTGGAGCTGTACTCGGCGCCGTTCCTCATCGTGGTAGGGCTGGTGCTGCTCGTGTGGGCGTGGGTGAAGGCGGGGGGCTTCGGGCCCATCCTGTCGCAGCCGTCGAAGTTCACGGACATGGGCTCCTTCATGGGGGTGTTCGTGCCTGGGCTCACGGCGATGGTGGGCTTCTGGGCCACGCTGTCGCTGAACATCCCGGACTTCACCCGCTACGCGCGCAGCCAGCGGGATCAGGCGCTCGGGCAGGCGCTGGGGCTGCCCGGGACGATGGTGCTCTTCTCGTTCATCGGCGTGGCCGTGACGTCCGCCACGCCCATCATCTTCGGCGAGACGATCTGGGATCCGGTGAAGCTCTTGGGGCGGGTGGGCGGAGCGTTCGTGACGCTGGTGGCGATGCTCTCGCTGTCCATCGCGACGCTGTCCACCAACCTGGCGGCGAACGTCGTGTCTCCGGCCAATGACTTCTCGAACCTGGCGCCGGGGAAGATCTCCTACAAGATGGGCGGCATCATCACGGCCGTCATCGGCGCGGTCATCTTCCCCTGGAAGCTGATCGAGTCCTCGGGTGGCTACATCTTCACCTGGCTCATCGGCTACTCGGCGCTGCTGGGGCCGGTGGGCGGCATCATGGTGGCGGACTACTTCCTGGTGCGCCGCCGCGAGCTGGCGGTGGAGGACCTGTACCGGCGCGGCGGGCAGTACGAGTTCCAGGGAGGGGTGAACTGGAAGGCAATGCTGGCGCTGGCGATCGGCGTGGCGGTGAACGTGCCTGGGTTCCTGGCGGAGGCGATTCCGGGGATGAAGGACGCGGTGCCGGGCTTCTGGCGCACGCTGTACACCTACGCGTGGTTCGTGGGCTTCCTGCTGTCCGGAGCGCTGCACTACGCCTTCGCCGCGATGTCCGCGCCGCCGAAGGCGGAGGCCCGGCTCGAGCCGAGGCCCTGA
- the sitI6 gene encoding SitI6 family double-CXXCG motif immunity protein: MRFYSLEDVPNPRNSAYYTDERKWGLPGVHCPVCHAIWSTAADDYPSVDLSHLPSREQEKYSARCEDDYAEFERLREQVRPLVPPGVHLWPGSGFGPLTGPARGIFGPLTLAHPWRLLMQREPLERLRAEGLRGLKGCRTQLRFRKKNPPELLEMELLPRGRLHPDCLPADRPAPCPKCERKGWTRPPASELILDGATLPQDLDLFRLEDFLTTIIGTERFVDAVRRLGYELDLSFRELPVRGS; encoded by the coding sequence ATGAGGTTCTACTCACTGGAGGACGTTCCGAATCCGCGCAACTCGGCCTACTACACGGACGAACGCAAGTGGGGCCTGCCTGGTGTGCACTGCCCGGTGTGCCATGCCATCTGGTCCACTGCCGCGGATGACTACCCGTCGGTGGACTTGTCCCACCTGCCATCTCGAGAACAGGAGAAATACTCGGCTCGGTGCGAGGACGACTATGCGGAGTTCGAACGGCTGCGCGAGCAGGTGCGCCCCCTGGTACCTCCTGGCGTCCACCTCTGGCCAGGGTCCGGGTTCGGTCCACTGACAGGACCGGCGCGGGGGATTTTTGGCCCGCTGACCCTGGCGCATCCCTGGAGACTGCTGATGCAGCGAGAGCCCTTGGAGCGACTGCGGGCCGAGGGCCTTCGAGGCCTGAAGGGCTGCCGCACCCAGCTGCGCTTCCGCAAGAAGAACCCTCCCGAGCTGCTCGAAATGGAGCTGCTTCCTCGCGGCCGCCTTCACCCCGACTGCCTGCCCGCGGACCGCCCCGCTCCCTGCCCCAAGTGTGAGCGCAAGGGCTGGACTCGCCCTCCTGCGTCCGAGCTCATCCTGGACGGGGCCACCCTGCCTCAGGACCTCGACCTGTTCCGCCTGGAAGACTTCCTGACCACCATTATTGGTACGGAGCGCTTCGTCGACGCCGTGCGCCGCCTGGGCTACGAGCTGGACCTCTCCTTCCGCGAGCTGCCAGTTCGCGGCTCGTAG
- the sitA6 gene encoding SitA6 family polymorphic toxin lipoprotein, protein MSRLLWRWMWVLALGVVASCATVPSPEGESSGCEVAAKPVAFEEACQDGSSLLALCDGQHCGMYRCREVVGHLAESRVVPARGAPLPRPSAQAGAQRYWGSAQGLPHDSRPVFLIPWDHKLPLLPSQLNDLEEAARERLKPHEHHHVFSRAFRLWFARKKINIDQYTIPLELMKHRSIHRGANGGPWNEAWRRWILANDGATQEEIFRYAGQLIYEFELFGPVVPYRRRLPQPLPEGYKDP, encoded by the coding sequence ATGAGCAGACTCCTCTGGCGATGGATGTGGGTGCTGGCGCTCGGCGTGGTGGCGTCATGCGCCACGGTTCCATCCCCCGAGGGCGAAAGCTCCGGCTGCGAGGTGGCAGCCAAGCCCGTCGCGTTCGAGGAGGCGTGCCAGGACGGGAGCAGCCTGCTGGCGCTGTGCGATGGGCAGCACTGCGGGATGTACCGGTGCCGCGAGGTGGTGGGGCACCTGGCGGAGAGCCGTGTCGTGCCTGCCCGAGGTGCGCCTCTCCCTCGCCCCAGCGCGCAGGCAGGAGCCCAACGCTACTGGGGGAGCGCTCAGGGCCTGCCACACGACTCGCGGCCCGTGTTCCTCATTCCGTGGGACCACAAGCTCCCGCTGTTACCCAGCCAGCTGAACGACCTCGAGGAGGCGGCCAGGGAACGTCTCAAGCCTCACGAGCATCACCACGTCTTCTCACGAGCGTTCAGGCTGTGGTTCGCCCGAAAAAAGATCAACATCGACCAATACACGATCCCTCTGGAGCTGATGAAGCACCGGAGCATTCACCGAGGCGCAAACGGCGGCCCCTGGAATGAGGCGTGGAGGAGATGGATCCTTGCCAATGACGGTGCGACTCAAGAAGAGATCTTCCGGTATGCCGGGCAGCTCATCTACGAGTTCGAGCTGTTCGGGCCCGTAGTGCCTTATCGGAGACGACTGCCGCAACCACTCCCCGAGGGGTACAAAGATCCATGA